From the Entomomonas sp. E2T0 genome, one window contains:
- the rlmM gene encoding 23S rRNA (cytidine(2498)-2'-O)-methyltransferase RlmM, protein MNTLLLHCRAGFESEVCAEITDKANTLGIIGYARGKTNNAYAEFICQDPAQATQLINKLPFNDLIFPRQWSIGQYIELPESDRISTLLNTLENYPTFGSVWLEMLDTNEGKALSNFCRKFEKPLINHLKKSGKLEDDPNKPRLLLTFFTGQKVFVGYALPNNSAKWPMGIPRLKFPREAPSRSTLKLEEAWHQFIPSKEWDSRLAPAMKAVDLGAAPGGWTWQLIKRHMYVAAIDNGPMQQQLMETGQVEHIRADGFTYQPRKPVNWMVCDIVEKPARTAAMVQTWLTEGWCKEAIVNFKLPMKQRYQEVVKLIEKMYDHFINHQIKVKITCKQLYHDREEITCHLQRLN, encoded by the coding sequence ATCAATACCCTTTTATTACATTGCCGTGCAGGCTTTGAAAGTGAAGTTTGTGCAGAAATTACCGATAAAGCCAATACTCTTGGAATTATTGGCTATGCCCGAGGCAAAACCAATAATGCTTATGCAGAATTTATCTGCCAAGACCCAGCCCAAGCAACACAACTTATCAACAAACTACCATTTAATGATCTTATTTTTCCTAGACAATGGTCCATTGGGCAATACATAGAACTTCCAGAAAGTGATCGAATTAGTACACTACTCAATACCTTAGAAAACTATCCAACATTTGGTAGTGTCTGGTTGGAAATGCTTGATACTAACGAAGGAAAAGCATTATCTAACTTCTGTCGTAAATTTGAAAAACCACTTATTAATCACCTAAAAAAATCAGGTAAATTAGAGGACGATCCCAATAAGCCTAGACTACTGCTTACCTTTTTTACAGGACAAAAAGTCTTTGTAGGATATGCCCTTCCTAATAACAGTGCCAAATGGCCTATGGGTATCCCTCGTTTAAAATTTCCACGTGAAGCACCAAGTCGATCCACATTAAAACTAGAAGAGGCTTGGCATCAATTTATTCCAAGCAAAGAATGGGATAGCAGATTAGCCCCTGCCATGAAAGCTGTAGATCTAGGAGCAGCACCAGGTGGTTGGACATGGCAACTGATAAAAAGACACATGTATGTAGCAGCCATTGATAACGGCCCAATGCAACAACAACTGATGGAAACAGGCCAAGTAGAACATATTCGTGCAGATGGCTTTACTTACCAACCACGCAAACCCGTAAACTGGATGGTTTGTGATATTGTTGAAAAACCAGCGCGCACAGCCGCAATGGTACAAACATGGTTAACTGAAGGTTGGTGCAAAGAAGCCATTGTTAATTTTAAATTGCCCATGAAGCAACGTTATCAAGAAGTCGTTAAACTAATTGAAAAAATGTATGATCATTTTATTAACCATCAAATAAAAGTTAAAATTACCTGCAAACAACTTTATCATGATAGAGAAGAAATCACCTGCCATTTACAACGACTCAATTAG
- the tusA gene encoding sulfurtransferase TusA, with the protein MTQDILQPDDILDATGLLCPEPIMLLHNKIRDLPAGGLLKIIATDPSTQRDIPKFCNFLEHQLIAQNNDKTTYYYWIRKKANS; encoded by the coding sequence ATGACTCAAGATATATTACAACCAGATGACATATTAGACGCTACAGGGTTACTCTGCCCCGAACCTATCATGCTATTACACAATAAAATTAGAGATCTACCTGCTGGCGGTCTACTTAAAATAATTGCTACAGACCCATCAACACAAAGAGATATTCCTAAATTCTGCAATTTCTTAGAACACCAATTAATTGCACAAAATAACGATAAAACCACTTATTACTACTGGATACGTAAAAAAGCTAACAGTTAA
- a CDS encoding MATE family efflux transporter, with translation MQAMSKNQFIPEVKALFGLTLPILIAQLAYTSMGFVDAVMAGHFSKHDLAAIALGNSIWVPIYLLMTGVILATTPKVANLFGARNNKEIGPLVRQALWMAAMVVVVVIALLVSAHPLLLIMGASEDTAALTMKFIYGIAGGMPAIAFYQVFRCLSDGISRPRPSMVLGIIGLILNIPVNYVLVFGKLGFPAMGGAGCGIASASVMWFMFFGFLWWVSYGPAYKECEIFKRFDMPNWKAVGDLLRVGVPIGIAVFTEASIFSIIALLIAKLGDDIVAGHMIALNFSSLVFMVPLSISIAITVRVGQAVGRKEPMAAKFSAHTGILVAFLLSGVSTVLMWIFKEYVAGFYTTDKAVLLLAGHLIIFAAIYQLPDAIQVTCAGALRGYQDTGIIMLITLISYWVIAMPIGYTLGLTNYWGEPSGPAGFWISLIIGLTFASVMLGARFVYQSRNQLKKLAVASS, from the coding sequence ATGCAAGCTATGTCAAAGAATCAGTTTATTCCTGAGGTAAAAGCACTATTTGGGTTAACATTGCCTATTTTGATTGCCCAATTGGCTTATACATCAATGGGGTTTGTTGATGCGGTCATGGCTGGACATTTTAGTAAGCACGATTTAGCAGCCATTGCTTTGGGTAACTCTATATGGGTGCCTATTTATTTGTTGATGACAGGTGTTATTTTGGCAACCACACCTAAGGTTGCTAATCTATTTGGTGCACGTAATAACAAGGAAATAGGGCCATTAGTGAGGCAAGCGTTATGGATGGCAGCAATGGTGGTTGTGGTTGTTATTGCATTGCTTGTTAGTGCTCATCCTTTGTTACTTATTATGGGTGCGTCAGAGGACACAGCAGCACTTACTATGAAGTTTATTTATGGGATTGCGGGTGGTATGCCTGCTATTGCGTTTTATCAGGTATTTCGCTGTTTAAGTGATGGTATTAGTAGACCTAGGCCTAGCATGGTGTTAGGCATTATTGGGTTGATTTTAAATATTCCAGTTAATTATGTCTTAGTATTTGGTAAATTAGGTTTTCCAGCAATGGGTGGTGCTGGTTGTGGAATAGCTAGTGCTTCTGTAATGTGGTTTATGTTTTTTGGTTTTTTATGGTGGGTTTCTTATGGTCCTGCTTATAAAGAATGTGAAATTTTTAAACGTTTTGATATGCCTAATTGGAAAGCAGTGGGTGATTTGTTGCGAGTTGGAGTTCCTATTGGCATTGCTGTTTTCACAGAGGCCAGTATTTTTAGTATTATTGCGTTGTTGATTGCTAAATTAGGTGATGATATTGTTGCTGGGCATATGATAGCGCTGAATTTTTCATCATTAGTGTTTATGGTGCCTTTATCTATTTCGATTGCTATTACTGTTCGAGTTGGGCAGGCTGTGGGACGTAAAGAGCCTATGGCAGCTAAATTTTCAGCACATACAGGCATTTTAGTTGCTTTTTTACTTTCTGGTGTGTCAACTGTGTTGATGTGGATTTTTAAGGAGTATGTGGCAGGGTTTTATACAACTGACAAGGCTGTATTACTATTGGCTGGTCATTTGATTATTTTTGCAGCTATTTATCAGTTACCAGATGCTATTCAAGTGACTTGTGCAGGTGCCTTAAGAGGTTATCAGGATACTGGAATCATTATGTTGATTACGCTGATTTCCTATTGGGTTATTGCTATGCCTATAGGTTATACATTGGGGTTAACTAATTATTGGGGTGAGCCAAGTGGGCCAGCAGGATTTTGGATTAGTTTGATTATTGGGTTAACATTTGCTTCAGTAATGTTGGGTGCACGTTTTGTGTATCAAAGCCGTAATCAACTAAAAAAGTTGGCAGTCGCTAGTAGTTAA
- a CDS encoding tyrosine-type recombinase/integrase, with amino-acid sequence MALTDAVVRQAKPKQKSYTLKDFDGLYLFIAPNSTKSWHFRYQLKGKGVRISLGTYPELGLRDARILRDEARTLVAKGMDPRQHKKIVQTVDSDTQQVTFAVFAEHWKTFKLRKLATGYTGGRQSTLVQIERYMRKDLLPALGKLPLENITRVDILKVLRSIENRGALSIAEKCRGWLNELFRHAIVEGLINHNPAADMDIVALPQKPTQHNPYLKMDELPDFIKTLNNYQGALQTQLGIKLLLLTGVRTGELRQANKDQFDLQQGLWKIPAEQVKQLQKKVRTATNEIPPYIIPLPRQAITIVEQLISLSYPWQKYLLCHRSDPSQPISENTLNQGLRRMGYKDKLTGHGIRATLSTALNELGYPKEWIEAQLSHSDKDQIRATYNHAQYIEQRRNMMQEWADKLDQMIDQHVI; translated from the coding sequence ATGGCCTTAACAGATGCTGTTGTTCGTCAAGCAAAACCCAAACAGAAATCATACACACTAAAAGATTTTGACGGGCTTTATCTCTTTATTGCACCTAATAGCACAAAGAGTTGGCATTTTAGATACCAATTAAAAGGAAAAGGTGTACGTATCTCCCTTGGTACTTATCCAGAACTTGGCTTAAGAGATGCCAGAATACTAAGAGATGAAGCACGAACATTAGTTGCTAAAGGGATGGATCCACGTCAACATAAAAAAATTGTCCAAACTGTTGATTCTGATACTCAACAAGTCACCTTTGCTGTTTTTGCAGAGCATTGGAAAACATTCAAACTAAGAAAACTTGCTACAGGATATACAGGAGGAAGACAGAGTACGTTGGTACAAATAGAACGTTATATGCGAAAAGATTTGCTACCTGCTTTAGGCAAACTTCCATTAGAAAATATAACACGAGTAGATATACTTAAAGTACTTCGCTCAATTGAAAATAGAGGGGCTTTATCCATTGCTGAAAAATGTAGAGGATGGCTCAATGAACTGTTTCGTCATGCTATTGTAGAGGGGCTTATTAATCATAATCCAGCAGCCGATATGGACATTGTGGCATTACCACAAAAACCAACCCAACATAATCCCTATTTAAAAATGGATGAACTACCAGACTTTATAAAAACACTCAATAACTATCAAGGAGCACTACAAACCCAACTAGGAATAAAGTTATTATTACTCACAGGAGTGCGTACGGGTGAACTAAGGCAAGCCAATAAAGATCAATTTGATTTACAACAAGGACTATGGAAAATCCCTGCTGAACAGGTTAAACAACTCCAAAAAAAGGTAAGAACAGCTACCAATGAAATACCACCTTATATAATCCCATTACCAAGACAAGCGATAACCATTGTAGAACAACTAATTAGTTTAAGTTACCCGTGGCAAAAATACTTACTATGTCATCGCTCAGATCCAAGCCAGCCTATTAGTGAAAACACCCTAAACCAAGGATTAAGACGTATGGGATATAAAGACAAACTAACAGGTCATGGTATTAGAGCCACACTATCAACAGCACTTAATGAACTAGGTTATCCTAAAGAATGGATAGAAGCCCAGCTATCACATTCAGATAAAGACCAAATTAGAGCGACTTACAACCATGCTCAATACATAGAGCAACGCAGAAATATGATGCAAGAATGGGCTGATAAGTTAGATCAAATGATAGATCAACACGTTATATAA
- a CDS encoding DUF262 domain-containing protein, with product MAGATFQTNPVDLSTLLNECHTGKLQLPDFQRSWVWDEDRIKSLIASISRSFPIGALMTLYTGGPVEFKPRIIEGVPEATKSVLPQSLLLDGQQRITSMYQVTLRKQIVETVTPKNKKVKRWFYIDIEKALDPTVDREEAILSIPEDKKLTSQFGREIELDISSPEKEYANFIFPMTDVFYWDEWQDGFDSYWAGDDNKPKRDLFRQFKREVLENFKAYRVPVIALDRETSKEAVCVVFEKVNTKGKALDAFELVTAIYAADGHELRKDWYGDGKNPGRQQRFIEAYRLAGRKEGIISNVSNTDFLQVISLFYTRERRRQAEQAGKQGKELPAVSGNRHALLNLPLAAYKQYEKQAEAGFEKAAKFLHMLHIYQIFDLPYQSQVVPLAAILADIGDAWEHEANRQKLTQWYWNGVFGELYGSAVDTRNARDFMQVPAWLKGDIEPSTVSETLFRPDRLKTMKTRLSAAYKGVNALLMKQGAQDFRSGQAFDHTVFFGEYVDIHHIFPKDWCAKQGISSKIYDSIINKTPLSYKTNRIIGGSAPSSYLHKLETGDSKTPAIQPATLDSYLKSHCINPELLRADNFTAFMEDRQKQLLVLIEQAMGKKAYQGDLQEEGVDLDDETQEAEYTRP from the coding sequence ATGGCAGGGGCTACCTTTCAAACCAATCCCGTTGATCTCTCAACATTACTAAATGAATGCCATACTGGAAAATTACAGTTACCCGATTTTCAAAGAAGCTGGGTTTGGGATGAAGATAGAATAAAGAGCCTTATTGCTTCTATATCCCGTTCATTCCCTATTGGTGCATTGATGACGCTCTATACAGGAGGCCCTGTAGAATTTAAACCTAGAATAATAGAGGGCGTGCCAGAAGCTACTAAATCGGTGTTACCTCAATCATTATTATTGGATGGTCAACAACGTATTACCTCCATGTATCAAGTAACATTACGCAAACAAATTGTTGAAACAGTAACTCCTAAAAATAAAAAGGTTAAGCGTTGGTTTTATATTGATATAGAAAAAGCATTAGATCCTACTGTAGATAGAGAAGAAGCTATTTTAAGTATCCCTGAAGATAAAAAATTAACCAGTCAATTTGGACGAGAGATAGAGTTAGATATTTCTTCACCTGAAAAAGAATATGCTAACTTCATTTTTCCTATGACGGATGTATTTTATTGGGATGAATGGCAAGACGGTTTTGATAGCTACTGGGCGGGTGATGATAACAAACCTAAAAGAGATTTATTTAGGCAATTTAAACGAGAAGTTTTAGAGAACTTTAAAGCCTACCGAGTCCCCGTTATTGCTTTAGATAGAGAGACGAGTAAAGAAGCAGTCTGTGTGGTATTTGAAAAAGTAAATACCAAAGGTAAGGCACTAGACGCCTTTGAATTAGTTACTGCTATTTATGCAGCAGATGGGCATGAACTGCGTAAAGATTGGTATGGCGATGGTAAAAACCCAGGTAGACAACAGCGTTTTATAGAAGCCTACCGATTAGCAGGTCGTAAGGAAGGTATTATTAGTAATGTCTCCAATACAGACTTTTTACAAGTGATCTCACTGTTCTATACAAGAGAACGGAGACGTCAAGCAGAACAAGCAGGTAAACAAGGTAAAGAATTACCTGCGGTATCTGGTAATCGACATGCTTTATTAAATCTGCCCTTAGCAGCTTATAAGCAGTATGAAAAACAAGCTGAAGCAGGCTTTGAAAAAGCGGCTAAGTTTTTGCATATGCTGCATATTTATCAAATATTTGATTTACCTTATCAATCACAAGTAGTTCCTCTAGCTGCTATACTGGCTGATATAGGCGATGCTTGGGAACATGAAGCTAATCGACAAAAATTAACTCAATGGTACTGGAACGGTGTATTTGGTGAGCTTTACGGGTCTGCAGTGGATACACGCAATGCAAGAGACTTTATGCAAGTACCTGCTTGGTTAAAAGGTGATATAGAGCCCTCAACTGTCAGCGAAACGCTGTTTAGACCTGATAGGCTAAAAACCATGAAAACCCGTTTATCTGCAGCCTACAAAGGGGTCAATGCATTATTAATGAAACAAGGGGCACAGGATTTTCGTTCAGGTCAAGCATTTGACCATACGGTATTTTTTGGAGAATATGTGGATATTCATCATATCTTTCCTAAAGATTGGTGCGCGAAGCAAGGCATTAGTTCTAAGATTTACGATTCTATTATCAATAAAACGCCACTAAGTTATAAAACTAATCGTATTATTGGTGGTTCTGCTCCCTCTAGTTATTTACATAAATTGGAAACAGGAGACAGTAAAACCCCTGCTATTCAGCCTGCTACCTTAGATAGTTATTTAAAATCCCATTGTATTAATCCAGAGTTACTCAGAGCTGATAACTTCACTGCTTTTATGGAAGATAGACAAAAACAACTATTAGTGCTTATAGAACAAGCAATGGGTAAAAAAGCCTACCAAGGAGATCTACAAGAAGAAGGAGTAGATTTGGATGACGAAACCCAAGAGGCAGAATATACTCGTCCTTAA